A stretch of the Bdellovibrio sp. 22V genome encodes the following:
- a CDS encoding DUF6790 family protein, with product MEAIIRFVLSNFTLTFLLIGFLFGFLKSISRRKPKTRENTIEAFFSQYLFWAIGATFFYNFVMHTFFGDMSAAFIGWSPSPFQTEVGFASLGFSVVGFLAFKGSYGLRIGAVIGMSCFLLGAAAGHAYHMIANHNFAPGNAGIIFYTDILVPLIGFWFLYISRPKGK from the coding sequence ATGGAAGCTATCATCCGCTTTGTCTTGTCCAACTTCACTTTAACTTTTTTGCTGATTGGATTTCTTTTTGGATTTCTGAAAAGCATTTCCCGCAGAAAGCCTAAAACACGCGAAAACACGATTGAAGCTTTTTTTTCGCAGTACTTGTTTTGGGCGATTGGTGCGACGTTCTTTTATAACTTCGTGATGCACACATTTTTCGGAGACATGTCGGCGGCCTTTATTGGATGGTCACCAAGTCCCTTTCAAACTGAAGTGGGCTTTGCCAGTCTCGGCTTCTCTGTGGTGGGCTTTTTAGCTTTTAAAGGCTCTTACGGCTTACGAATCGGAGCCGTGATAGGTATGAGCTGCTTTCTACTTGGCGCAGCGGCTGGGCACGCCTATCACATGATCGCAAATCACAACTTCGCCCCCGGCAACGCCGGCATCATCTTTTACACCGACATCCTTGTGCCGCTGATAGGCTTCTGGTTCCTCTACATCTCTCGCCCTAAAGGCAAATAA
- a CDS encoding M23 family metallopeptidase produces the protein MTPGWNQLVKLAGSIFLVGALGSCATFHTPLSREYFAPGNNTPRVTASDHAPTIEKEMSFDWPVDRARMTRGFLPNKKRPHLGIDLAAPKGTPILASQSGTVIYAGREFRGYGKMVLVESGEGWATLYAHFDKILVSEGQKVRQGEVIGAMGRTGRATGVHLHFEIRKNKGPIDPLPLLPQPLTAGL, from the coding sequence ATGACACCAGGATGGAATCAGCTCGTTAAACTTGCAGGAAGCATTTTTCTTGTGGGAGCCTTAGGCTCTTGCGCCACTTTTCATACCCCCCTTTCACGTGAATACTTTGCGCCCGGAAATAACACTCCGCGCGTGACAGCTTCGGATCACGCCCCGACTATCGAAAAAGAAATGAGTTTCGATTGGCCTGTGGATCGTGCTCGCATGACACGTGGATTTCTGCCTAATAAAAAACGCCCGCATTTGGGTATCGATCTTGCCGCCCCCAAAGGAACGCCGATTTTGGCGTCACAATCAGGCACGGTGATTTATGCCGGCCGTGAGTTCCGTGGTTACGGAAAAATGGTTTTGGTGGAGTCTGGTGAAGGCTGGGCGACTCTTTATGCGCACTTTGATAAGATCCTCGTTTCTGAAGGGCAAAAAGTCCGTCAAGGCGAAGTGATTGGTGCGATGGGAAGAACGGGCCGCGCGACCGGTGTGCATTTGCACTTTGAGATTCGCAAAAACAAAGGGCCTATCGATCCTTTGCCGTTGCTGCCACAACCACTGACAGCCGGTCTTTAA
- a CDS encoding TetR/AcrR family transcriptional regulator, with product MATQSKEEIYFAVCNAILKMEVAKGHLKWTLSDISRESGITRSLIYYYFGKEKKSVLEEAYKFVISQFFNIERTKTMGIRERLKQVLRDVKKMPYLFVLYYLERNNDGEIGKMIKDAEKLLLKALKVEFPKLSDIQILEIYLKELGAITYQLPEERVNELFESYI from the coding sequence ATGGCAACACAGTCCAAAGAAGAAATCTATTTCGCCGTATGTAATGCAATCCTGAAAATGGAAGTCGCAAAGGGACACTTGAAGTGGACTCTCTCGGATATTTCCCGTGAATCAGGAATCACGCGTTCTTTGATTTATTATTATTTCGGGAAAGAGAAAAAATCCGTTCTGGAAGAAGCTTATAAGTTCGTTATTTCTCAGTTCTTCAATATCGAAAGAACAAAGACTATGGGCATCCGCGAGCGTCTCAAGCAAGTTCTTCGTGACGTTAAAAAAATGCCTTATCTTTTTGTGTTGTATTATCTCGAGAGAAACAACGATGGTGAGATCGGTAAAATGATCAAAGATGCGGAAAAGCTTTTATTGAAAGCTTTGAAGGTGGAGTTTCCCAAGCTTTCTGATATTCAAATTCTTGAGATCTATTTGAAAGAGTTGGGCGCCATCACTTATCAACTCCCTGAAGAACGTGTGAACGAACTTTTTGAAAGTTATATTTAA
- a CDS encoding DUF1904 domain-containing protein has translation MPHLRFRATSAAEVRELSSSLPKELAAAMQTSEDNFTFELVNTQYFASGQETPSYPFVEVLWFERPQEVQDRCAVIITEKVNALGAYEDVVVVFQVLPKASYYENARHF, from the coding sequence ATGCCTCATCTGCGCTTTCGTGCGACATCTGCAGCTGAAGTCCGGGAACTCAGCAGCTCTCTTCCCAAAGAATTGGCTGCGGCAATGCAAACATCTGAAGATAATTTCACGTTTGAGCTGGTAAATACGCAATACTTTGCGTCAGGTCAAGAAACGCCGTCGTATCCATTTGTTGAGGTTTTGTGGTTTGAGCGTCCGCAAGAAGTGCAGGACCGTTGTGCTGTCATTATTACTGAAAAAGTCAATGCCTTGGGAGCTTATGAAGACGTCGTTGTGGTCTTTCAGGTGTTGCCGAAAGCGTCTTACTACGAAAACGCCCGGCATTTTTAG
- a CDS encoding outer membrane lipoprotein-sorting protein yields MKKQKKENPNFPLSVKRLSISTLLIMFLLTILSLFALPKLQTQYSLKQFLPKDNPLLKRDEHTRQLFQLSDSQPFIITAKVNANSETWFNKDKIESLERLTDLLAHFPGVRNTMSLATVQGALSSETGLSVGPLLKNLPEEKWQAETLANPLIAPTLISQDGKTASIIVNIKPLNTQELLHLRQNLEVTASAAIPFSKVEIGGTPAVQTDVGVLLQTEIRNFVVLGFIACFLVLGLVFANWSPLIISFIVILVANILVLAVMALAGYPFSILSSTIPILTTVDVVSLCIHTLLRYTEERKNQPTLSHHEVVNFTFKKLIGPNFFASTTTMIGFLALLTVKVPLIRDYGITASIAIMIGWLATTALLFPLLHFLPGPQARLWAWAKARWGLYLFRRSGIWAFLIVLVCSALAIKGQGLSWSARLFDDLPTNHQVRLSTETIDRELGGMIPIDIEVKGASDVWNDPKLLATLDQLLTAIRRIDGVGSVVGLPDLIAAANLHHSRLPASRSSTAEVFFLYSLSSNSPLKNFLNTDSSNTRISVRTTDLPANQLQSVVNTIKDMTEKTFPQMSVTITGMGSTIHHLNNELSHELIFGFWQSMAAICLVLVFVFKSLRWALVACIPNLVPPAALLGFLAISETPIKPSVAIIFSIALGLAFNNTVYLLERLRLIQKTSKSKELEIEKTLWREGNPCLISSLTLLAGFSVFMASYFAMNRIFGFYMLLSMLAGLVGDLILLPTMLKSCPWLLAPVPWKKEKAMATASAILLTLFISFTPAPTHAQAPTVEKIGQEMSDRLRAHDEEFVVKMKIIEADGSSKDREMKIWRLSPQKKEHYLMVRMQKPQDLKGTALLATLKGTEEDKWIYLPSTKQTRRLTGESGQGGILGSELSVEDFDFNREQGAQNTLKKEIEVKGKKYYLIESDVNATSSSYAKVISYVAAENFLPVKAECFDKQGKLLKVLDITGYKKLAGNKWRASKIKIRNVQNKRGTEITISQVKLDQNLKPNRFTPKALSEE; encoded by the coding sequence ATGAAGAAACAAAAGAAAGAGAATCCGAATTTCCCGCTTTCCGTCAAAAGACTCTCCATCTCTACTCTTCTTATAATGTTTTTACTTACCATTCTTAGTTTGTTCGCTTTGCCAAAACTGCAAACTCAGTACAGCCTTAAGCAATTTCTTCCTAAAGATAATCCTCTTCTTAAACGCGATGAACATACACGACAACTTTTCCAACTGTCCGATTCGCAACCGTTCATCATTACAGCAAAAGTGAACGCAAATAGCGAGACCTGGTTTAACAAAGATAAAATCGAAAGCTTAGAAAGACTCACAGATTTGCTTGCGCATTTTCCCGGCGTCAGAAACACGATGAGTCTTGCGACCGTTCAAGGAGCTTTGAGCAGCGAAACTGGTCTTAGTGTCGGACCTCTATTAAAAAATCTGCCTGAAGAAAAATGGCAAGCGGAAACGCTGGCGAATCCGCTGATCGCTCCGACGCTGATTTCCCAGGACGGAAAGACCGCTTCTATTATTGTGAACATCAAACCTTTGAACACACAGGAGCTTCTTCATCTTCGCCAGAATCTGGAAGTAACGGCGAGCGCTGCTATTCCTTTTTCAAAGGTCGAGATCGGCGGAACCCCCGCAGTGCAAACGGATGTCGGCGTGCTTTTGCAGACGGAGATTCGCAACTTCGTTGTTCTGGGTTTTATCGCCTGCTTCCTTGTTCTGGGATTGGTTTTTGCGAATTGGTCGCCATTGATCATTTCTTTTATTGTTATTTTAGTTGCGAATATTCTGGTCCTCGCGGTCATGGCCTTGGCGGGATATCCGTTTTCCATTCTCTCCAGCACCATTCCTATTTTAACGACGGTCGATGTCGTCTCGCTGTGTATTCATACGTTATTACGTTATACCGAAGAGCGAAAAAATCAGCCGACACTGTCCCATCATGAGGTCGTTAACTTTACCTTTAAAAAACTGATAGGACCGAATTTCTTTGCATCGACAACAACGATGATCGGTTTTCTTGCCCTTTTAACCGTTAAGGTGCCTTTGATCCGCGATTATGGAATTACAGCTTCTATCGCGATTATGATCGGCTGGCTGGCGACAACCGCTTTACTCTTCCCGCTTTTGCATTTTCTTCCGGGACCGCAAGCGCGATTGTGGGCTTGGGCGAAAGCGCGCTGGGGACTTTATCTTTTCCGTCGTTCGGGAATCTGGGCATTTCTTATTGTTCTTGTCTGTTCGGCTTTAGCTATCAAAGGCCAAGGTCTTTCGTGGTCCGCGCGCCTTTTTGATGATCTGCCGACAAATCATCAAGTACGCCTTTCCACCGAAACTATTGATCGAGAACTCGGCGGTATGATTCCTATTGATATCGAAGTGAAAGGCGCCTCTGACGTATGGAACGACCCGAAACTTTTGGCTACCTTGGACCAGCTTCTTACCGCCATTCGCCGTATCGACGGTGTTGGCAGCGTCGTGGGTCTGCCGGATTTGATTGCGGCGGCGAATCTTCATCACTCGCGCCTCCCGGCAAGCCGCTCTTCGACCGCCGAGGTTTTCTTTCTTTATTCACTTTCAAGTAACAGTCCTTTGAAGAACTTCTTGAATACGGATTCTTCGAACACACGCATTTCCGTCAGAACAACGGACTTGCCAGCGAATCAGCTGCAATCGGTGGTGAACACAATTAAAGACATGACGGAAAAAACTTTTCCACAAATGAGTGTCACCATCACTGGCATGGGTTCAACGATTCATCATTTGAATAACGAGCTTTCGCACGAACTGATTTTTGGCTTTTGGCAATCGATGGCGGCAATTTGCTTGGTCTTGGTCTTCGTCTTCAAATCTTTACGCTGGGCTTTGGTGGCGTGCATTCCCAATCTGGTGCCACCGGCCGCCTTGTTAGGATTTTTGGCAATTTCTGAAACGCCGATTAAACCGAGTGTGGCCATCATCTTCTCGATCGCACTGGGTCTGGCATTTAACAACACCGTGTACTTGCTGGAGCGTTTGCGATTAATTCAAAAGACTTCGAAGTCGAAAGAACTAGAGATCGAAAAAACTCTGTGGCGAGAAGGCAATCCTTGTCTCATATCAAGTTTGACGTTGCTTGCGGGCTTCTCGGTCTTTATGGCCTCGTACTTTGCCATGAATCGTATTTTCGGATTTTATATGTTGTTATCCATGCTCGCAGGACTTGTCGGAGATTTGATTCTTCTCCCAACTATGTTGAAAAGTTGCCCATGGCTCTTGGCTCCAGTACCGTGGAAAAAGGAGAAAGCTATGGCCACAGCATCTGCGATTTTATTAACTTTGTTTATTTCTTTCACTCCGGCTCCTACTCACGCACAAGCCCCCACCGTAGAAAAAATCGGACAAGAGATGTCGGACCGCTTGCGCGCTCACGATGAAGAGTTTGTCGTAAAAATGAAAATCATCGAAGCCGACGGTTCCAGCAAAGACCGTGAAATGAAAATTTGGCGCTTAAGTCCTCAGAAAAAAGAACACTATCTTATGGTGCGCATGCAAAAGCCGCAGGATCTGAAAGGCACCGCTTTGCTTGCAACGTTAAAAGGCACAGAGGAAGACAAATGGATTTATCTTCCTTCGACGAAACAAACGCGTCGCTTAACCGGAGAATCCGGCCAAGGCGGCATTCTGGGATCTGAATTAAGCGTCGAAGATTTTGACTTTAATCGCGAGCAAGGCGCTCAGAATACTCTTAAAAAAGAGATCGAAGTGAAAGGGAAGAAATATTATCTCATCGAAAGTGACGTAAATGCCACGTCATCATCCTACGCCAAAGTGATAAGCTATGTTGCCGCTGAAAACTTTCTGCCCGTGAAAGCAGAGTGCTTCGACAAGCAAGGAAAGCTTCTGAAAGTTTTGGATATCACCGGCTATAAAAAACTGGCCGGCAATAAATGGCGCGCAAGCAAGATCAAAATTCGCAACGTACAAAACAAGCGCGGAACAGAAATTACGATTTCCCAGGTTAAACTCGATCAGAATTTGAAACCGAACCGCTTTACTCCGAAAGCTCTTTCCGAAGAGTGA
- a CDS encoding NAD(P)H-dependent oxidoreductase, which yields MKYIISGTDRPDSNTLKISKYIQSVYAGLGEQVEILDLKEMKAHLHDDVLHYGKPSEAWKPYVDKVLTSDGLIVVCPEYNGSMPGVLKYFIDHLKFPESFEYRPVCFVGLGGMFGALRPVEHLQQVFGYRNAFIYPERVFIQNVFKLINSEGQLQDEFIKGLLLQQAKGFQKFTHALMTAKIDANAFIEQKKRQ from the coding sequence ATGAAGTACATTATCTCAGGAACGGATCGCCCTGACTCAAACACTTTGAAAATTTCAAAATACATTCAGTCTGTCTATGCGGGTTTGGGAGAACAAGTTGAGATTTTGGATTTGAAAGAAATGAAGGCGCATCTGCATGATGATGTTCTTCACTACGGAAAACCCAGCGAGGCTTGGAAGCCGTATGTGGACAAAGTATTAACAAGCGATGGTTTGATTGTTGTCTGCCCTGAATATAACGGCTCCATGCCGGGAGTTTTGAAGTACTTCATCGATCACTTGAAGTTTCCCGAGTCTTTCGAATATCGTCCGGTGTGTTTTGTCGGCTTGGGTGGAATGTTTGGAGCTCTTCGTCCTGTCGAGCATTTGCAGCAGGTCTTCGGTTATCGCAATGCTTTCATTTATCCAGAGCGTGTGTTTATTCAAAACGTGTTTAAACTCATCAACTCGGAAGGTCAGTTGCAGGATGAATTCATCAAAGGACTTTTATTGCAACAAGCGAAAGGCTTTCAAAAATTCACGCACGCATTGATGACGGCGAAGATTGATGCCAACGCTTTTATCGAGCAAAAGAAGCGGCAGTAG
- a CDS encoding SRPBCC domain-containing protein, which translates to MKPAFEVYIIVQKPVAEVFDAVYNPKKISAYFTTAQASAPLVEGTTVQWEFADFPGAFPVHSKQIVKDKLIVIEWGSSEENGQDNRVEFSFEALNEQETKVKVTETGWSETEKGVKSSYGNCMGWSQMLCAMKAYLEYGINLRQGAYKTIHEQK; encoded by the coding sequence ATGAAACCTGCGTTTGAAGTTTATATCATCGTGCAAAAGCCCGTCGCCGAAGTCTTCGACGCCGTTTACAATCCCAAGAAAATCAGTGCTTATTTCACGACGGCTCAAGCCTCGGCTCCTCTTGTTGAAGGCACGACGGTGCAATGGGAATTTGCGGATTTTCCCGGCGCGTTTCCCGTGCACTCTAAACAAATCGTTAAAGACAAATTAATCGTTATTGAATGGGGATCTTCGGAAGAAAACGGCCAAGACAATCGTGTCGAATTTTCTTTTGAAGCGCTGAACGAGCAAGAAACAAAAGTCAAAGTCACAGAGACAGGCTGGAGTGAAACTGAAAAAGGTGTGAAGTCGTCATACGGCAATTGCATGGGCTGGTCACAGATGCTCTGTGCGATGAAGGCTTATCTAGAGTATGGAATTAATTTGCGTCAAGGCGCTTACAAAACGATCCACGAACAAAAATAA
- a CDS encoding patatin-like phospholipase family protein, translating into MSVGLVLSGGGARGAYQAGVLSAIAEISKGHGISQPFNYYTGISAGALNATFLAAAENNDIVAGCNKLLDLWSHVESQQVYISDPVSLSFGGLRWLTDLSFGAMKPTSPRKSLLDTSPLRKLVYENCRFENIQKNIDKGHFRALAVSALDYMSTSTVTFIQGPDDIPLWRRVRKQAERSTITADHVLASSAIPLLFPPVAVDHRHFGDGCIRNQSPCGPAIYMGARKLLAIGVRRRQDVCYSAHPPTESKPPSVGRVVNVLLHTLMMDGLEIDIERIDRINANIAKLTQLEQAAVDVRPIDYLWISPSIDVAEIAANKVEKLPRMIRYLLKGLGTLQDASEVASFLLFEPEYCQHLIKIGYADGMKHKEEILHLLSS; encoded by the coding sequence ATGTCCGTAGGTCTTGTGTTATCTGGCGGTGGCGCCCGCGGCGCTTATCAGGCAGGAGTTCTTTCCGCTATTGCTGAAATCAGCAAGGGCCATGGTATTTCACAACCTTTTAACTACTACACTGGAATCAGCGCCGGCGCTCTGAATGCGACTTTTCTCGCAGCGGCTGAAAACAACGATATTGTCGCCGGCTGCAATAAACTTCTAGATCTTTGGAGCCATGTCGAATCACAACAAGTTTACATCAGCGACCCGGTGTCTTTGTCATTTGGCGGTTTGCGCTGGCTGACCGATCTTTCTTTTGGAGCCATGAAACCCACCTCGCCGCGCAAATCTTTATTGGACACGTCTCCGTTGCGGAAACTGGTTTATGAAAATTGCCGTTTCGAGAATATTCAAAAAAATATCGACAAAGGTCACTTCCGCGCGTTGGCGGTTTCGGCTTTGGATTACATGAGCACATCGACAGTGACCTTTATTCAAGGCCCGGACGATATTCCACTGTGGCGCAGAGTGCGCAAACAAGCCGAGCGCAGCACGATCACAGCCGATCACGTTTTAGCTTCGTCCGCGATTCCTCTTTTATTCCCGCCTGTGGCTGTCGATCATCGGCACTTCGGTGACGGGTGTATACGCAATCAATCTCCGTGTGGGCCTGCAATCTATATGGGCGCACGAAAACTTCTCGCTATTGGTGTGCGACGCAGACAGGATGTTTGTTACAGCGCTCATCCTCCGACGGAAAGCAAGCCGCCGTCTGTGGGACGTGTGGTGAACGTGCTTCTGCATACTTTGATGATGGACGGACTTGAAATCGATATTGAAAGAATCGATCGTATCAATGCAAACATCGCAAAACTGACACAGCTTGAACAAGCGGCGGTGGATGTTCGGCCGATTGATTATTTGTGGATCTCGCCTTCCATTGACGTGGCGGAAATCGCCGCTAATAAAGTGGAAAAACTGCCGCGCATGATTCGTTATCTCTTGAAAGGTCTGGGTACTCTTCAAGACGCCAGTGAGGTGGCCAGTTTTTTATTGTTTGAGCCGGAGTACTGCCAGCACTTGATTAAAATCGGTTATGCTGACGGCATGAAACACAAAGAGGAGATTCTTCATCTCCTCTCGTCTTAA
- a CDS encoding PilZ domain-containing protein: MADPKIWFILSEGQVTGPYSHEEVESRLPNTKEPQIWGRGQSEWMTPSRWHQALQDTTNVATRPAAENQGIWHVRVEGQQKAPLKYNELISYLKTLTDYSAVDIRPDSNPAWKEVYSVPRVVDDLGISRRSHPRVPMVGTLVCQGPKGEFKCRVISISEGGLGVNDAQNLQIGERFEATLTSPNLFVTINATCEVVYVGNDGYAGLRFVELGEEFKSSIIEYVNKFTTT, encoded by the coding sequence GTGGCGGATCCAAAAATTTGGTTTATTCTAAGTGAAGGTCAAGTGACCGGTCCCTACAGTCATGAAGAAGTGGAAAGCCGCCTCCCTAATACGAAGGAACCCCAGATCTGGGGCCGAGGTCAGTCGGAATGGATGACGCCGTCGCGCTGGCACCAAGCTCTGCAAGATACAACGAATGTGGCCACTCGCCCTGCTGCTGAAAATCAGGGCATCTGGCATGTGCGCGTGGAAGGCCAACAAAAAGCACCCTTGAAATACAACGAACTGATCAGTTATCTGAAGACCCTGACTGATTACTCAGCCGTGGATATTCGCCCTGATTCAAATCCTGCGTGGAAGGAAGTCTATTCCGTTCCCCGTGTGGTGGACGATTTGGGAATTAGCCGCCGCTCTCACCCGCGTGTCCCGATGGTGGGAACATTGGTTTGTCAGGGACCGAAAGGTGAATTTAAGTGCCGCGTGATCTCAATCAGCGAAGGGGGTTTGGGTGTCAATGACGCGCAAAACTTGCAGATCGGAGAGCGCTTTGAGGCCACCCTGACAAGCCCCAATCTTTTCGTCACGATCAATGCCACCTGCGAGGTGGTTTATGTCGGAAACGATGGCTACGCGGGCCTGCGCTTCGTAGAGTTGGGCGAAGAATTTAAAAGCTCCATTATCGAGTACGTCAATAAGTTCACGACGACTTAG
- a CDS encoding potassium transporter Kup, protein MFLILDGARFIENPGHHNKNANVLMVALGALGVVFGDIGTSPLYALRECFGGEYGLAPTPENIIGILSLIVWTMILLICVKYMAFVMRADNKGEGGILSLMALAVRSQHSKDITRRRWIMTVLGLFGAALLYGDGIITPAISVLSAMEGLSYVAPQFEPYIIPLTIFVINALFLMQRYGTGRIGVIFGPILLVWFTTLGALGIHGIAENTHIFEAVLPHHALEFFFRNGWHGFIVLGSVVLVVTGGEALYADMGHFGKRPIRLAWFFIALPALILNYFGQGALLLNNAEAISNPFYLLAPKWMILPLVILATMATVIASQALITGIFSLTRQAIQLGFCPRISIIHTSSTEIGQIYVPTVNWALFLGVIWLVLTFRSSTHLAAAYGIAVTGTMVITTILAFEVARQKWHWSLLKASAIFGGFLIIDLAFFGANARKVTHGGWVPLVIGAVIYLLMTTWQKGRQVLFRRLKERSMPIEDFCQKLLREPPLRAPGTAIYMTGDPWGVPVPLLHNLKHNKVLHQRVAILTIQTREVPFVSKKERISIQEVIPNMYRILAYYGFMETPKMKHILEACRERDINFNVNETTFVLGRETIIADKGPQRTDEPGMQHWRERLFAVMSKNAQRPTAFFRIPPNQVIEVGIQVEI, encoded by the coding sequence TTGTTTCTTATTTTAGACGGGGCTCGTTTTATCGAAAATCCAGGTCATCACAACAAAAATGCCAATGTTTTAATGGTTGCTTTAGGTGCGCTCGGTGTCGTCTTTGGGGACATCGGAACAAGCCCTCTCTACGCCCTTCGCGAGTGTTTTGGTGGTGAATACGGCCTGGCTCCGACGCCTGAAAATATCATCGGGATTTTGTCTTTGATCGTGTGGACAATGATCCTTCTTATTTGTGTGAAATACATGGCCTTCGTCATGAGAGCGGACAATAAAGGCGAGGGAGGTATTCTTTCTCTGATGGCATTAGCCGTACGCAGTCAGCACAGCAAAGACATCACACGCCGCCGTTGGATTATGACAGTGTTGGGGCTCTTTGGTGCCGCTCTTCTTTACGGGGATGGAATTATCACTCCGGCCATCTCGGTTCTTTCTGCGATGGAAGGGCTTTCTTATGTAGCGCCGCAATTTGAGCCTTATATTATTCCTCTTACGATTTTCGTGATTAATGCGCTTTTCCTGATGCAGAGATATGGAACCGGTCGTATTGGTGTGATCTTCGGGCCGATTCTTTTGGTATGGTTTACGACGTTGGGCGCCTTAGGTATTCATGGAATCGCTGAAAACACGCATATCTTCGAAGCGGTCTTGCCTCATCATGCGCTGGAGTTCTTTTTTAGAAACGGCTGGCACGGATTTATCGTTCTGGGGTCTGTCGTCCTTGTCGTCACCGGGGGAGAAGCCCTTTATGCCGACATGGGACACTTTGGAAAAAGACCTATTCGTCTAGCGTGGTTCTTCATCGCTTTGCCTGCGTTGATTCTCAATTACTTCGGTCAAGGCGCCTTGCTTTTGAATAATGCCGAGGCGATTTCAAATCCGTTTTATCTTCTCGCTCCGAAGTGGATGATTCTGCCGTTGGTTATTCTTGCAACGATGGCAACCGTGATTGCGTCTCAAGCATTGATCACAGGTATTTTCTCTTTAACTCGTCAGGCGATTCAGCTGGGTTTTTGCCCGCGTATTTCAATTATTCATACATCCAGCACTGAAATCGGTCAGATCTATGTGCCGACAGTCAACTGGGCTCTTTTCCTTGGAGTCATTTGGCTGGTTCTGACGTTCCGTTCTTCCACGCATTTGGCGGCCGCTTACGGTATTGCCGTAACAGGCACAATGGTGATTACGACGATCCTGGCTTTTGAAGTGGCTCGTCAAAAATGGCATTGGAGTCTTCTGAAAGCTTCCGCGATCTTTGGTGGATTTCTTATCATTGACCTTGCTTTCTTCGGTGCGAACGCCCGGAAGGTTACGCACGGTGGTTGGGTTCCGCTCGTCATTGGTGCTGTGATTTATCTTTTGATGACGACATGGCAAAAAGGCCGTCAGGTTCTTTTCCGCCGTCTTAAAGAGCGCTCCATGCCGATTGAAGACTTCTGTCAGAAACTTCTGCGCGAGCCGCCGTTGCGTGCGCCAGGTACAGCGATCTACATGACGGGAGATCCCTGGGGTGTGCCGGTTCCTCTGTTACATAATCTGAAACACAATAAAGTACTTCACCAACGTGTTGCAATTCTCACAATCCAAACGCGCGAAGTTCCTTTTGTCTCGAAAAAAGAGCGCATCTCCATTCAAGAAGTGATTCCAAACATGTACCGCATTCTGGCGTATTACGGCTTCATGGAAACACCAAAGATGAAACACATTTTGGAGGCATGTCGTGAAAGAGACATCAACTTCAACGTGAATGAAACGACTTTCGTGTTGGGCCGAGAAACAATCATCGCCGACAAAGGTCCGCAGCGCACGGATGAACCGGGGATGCAGCACTGGCGCGAAAGACTCTTTGCTGTGATGTCGAAAAATGCGCAACGACCAACAGCGTTCTTCCGTATTCCACCCAATCAAGTGATTGAAGTGGGAATCCAAGTCGAGATTTAA